The Brassica oleracea var. oleracea cultivar TO1000 chromosome C7, BOL, whole genome shotgun sequence sequence GTTGTAAAACTTCGTTGTAAAGCCAGTGTTTTCTTGTAGTGTAAATCAACCCTTAGCTTTTATTTTTCTGCTTCTTCCTTAAATAACATATATATTAAATAATAAATATTTTTATAAAATATATTTACAAACTAACAGAATGAATCAAAAAATATAATAAAAAAATCTGATTTTAATATATTTAAAACCAAAATAAATTATGATTTAGTAGAATAAATATACCGAAAAAATTGAACTTATGTAAATTGTTATATATGAAATCATATATCAAAATTGAGATAACATTATAATTTTATTTAAAAGATAATATTATATTTACTTTCATGCTTATAGATTATAAAATAATCAAAAATTAATTAACAAGTGGAAACGATATATTCAATAACTAGAATTTTATTATATTGTAAAATTTTATATTTGTGTATGAGCATGGAAGACCTAGTTAATAATAAAAGAGGTGTTTGTCTTATAGCATTATTCAAAGTATTTTAGAAGGAATCAAGTCATCAACATAATCAAAAAGACTAGAGGATCAATATTTTTTTGATCAACGAATCTCATTGCATTACTATCAACGACTCTATTTATCTACATAACGGTCGTTGCAACTAACTGTATTGAGGTTGCATTGTAGACATGATCTACGTGATTATTTTATCTATTGAGAAGCTAGATTGAGACGACTAAAATCTTTCATAATTTTCATTATTCAAATTTGTGTGTTTCCTTTCCCCTCTTGTTCTGATGTACTGTTATGAAGAAAAAAATCATCCATTTATTTAATAGGGTTACACAATTGATGCCATAAGGATATAGTAGAAGTAATTTAAAAGTCCCAAGAGTCCAACACTGATTCATGACTATTTCTTCTATCCCTTCGCTCCCGCTGCGCAGAGTAAAAACCATCCATTATATAATTAATTTGTGATCAATTCTAAAAAAAAATAAGTAGCAAACTTTAAAATTTTGACCAAAAATATATTTTAAAATAAAAATATATAATACTTCAACTAATATCTTGTGTTTCGAAAATAAATCTCTTGGGGATATACCGACATGTTATTTGTTAAAAACATTGTAGTGATTATATGGATGGAACACAACATTTTGTAACACAGTAAGCCAGACAGAATTGTAATCCTATCAAATTTTCATTCAGACTATTCATAATGTTTTCACGTTATAAAAACGATATTCGATAATTTAAGCACTCAGTTATTCATTTGAACTAGTAGATTATTAGGTGTTTTGCTCGCACATGCGGACATAATAATTTTTAAAATACTTATATGTGCATTATATATTATTATAAACAAAGATCATCATCATAATTATTATTTTAATTAATTTTTTAATCATTTTTATTTTATCTAACTTTCATATCTTCCTTTATCTATTTTATTTTTATCTTCTTAAACATCACTAAAATATGTAAAACTATGAAACCGATCACATATCAAACATGCAATTAGATAAAGTAGAAAAGTAAACCTTCGTATTTTAACTCTTATCACGTATGTAAATTACTTGTTTAACCCATCAGTATGTATGAAACTTTAAGAAAAACAAAACTAAAATAAAAACAAAGTAAATAAATAGAAAATAAATCTAAAGGTTGATGAACTTAGAAAAAAAACTTAAAAATACGGAATTGAGATAATAATACTATTTTTTGTTTAGTAGATAAATATATACAGAAATTTATCTTATTGTAATCTAGTTTTTTTTTTATAAAATAAAATAGGTGATGATGATAATATCAAAAAACATTAGATAATATCAAACAAAACATTATTGGCATGCGTATTCTTTGTTTTTTTATCAATTTTATTATAATCAATTCATTAATTTATGATTAACAACATAAAATAAATATAATAATTTATTAAGTGTAACAACGACATTGACCATTTTAACTTTTAATGTGAGAACTCGAATACGAAAAATCATTTCGTAAATAATAGTATAGATTATTCAATCTAACAATATATTCTTTGATAAAAATAGGATATGTATTTTCTATAGTTTGAAAATATCTCAGTAATCATAAAAATACATTTGTTTTGATATATTCCAAAAACAAAAATCATCTTATTGTTTTTCTTTCTGTTCAAAAAAACCATTAAAAACGTTACCTTTTATAGCAGGTGGTAAGCCGCGGCATCCACGGTAACAACTCTGGAGGCATTGGTACGGAAGTGCGCCGGTGGTGGCACAACCTTGAATGCAATCTTCACGGCATTGTGGCAATGTTTCTCCGCTGATATTTTCCATTGCCATTATCATCGCCACCACAAAAACTATTGCAATCATTGAGTTCCATTTTGCACCCATATCTTTTGATTTCTTTTTCAAAGATGTTTATTTCTTTTTACACGTGCGAGGTAATGAACAACCATCCCTATTTATAAAAATATTTTTTTCTTGATCCTATCCTTAATATATTTTTTTTCTTTCTTTGATATAGAAATTAGCAAATTGTTTGGCCAAAAACAAGGAAATCAGATACTTTTTTTGTGCACAAATGGAAATCAGATACTTAGTTTCCAAATATACAATGATAATGGAAGGTTGACTAGAAAAATGATAATGGAAGGTTGACAAGATTGACTAGAAAAATGACAATGATTAATGGAAGGAAATCATTATCATTTTAACAAAAAAGAAAATGATAATGGAAGGTTGACTAGATTGTTTGACCTGAATTGTCTTCAATCATGAGATAGATTTGAGGTGGCTCGACCTTAAGAAAATAACAGTGTTCTAAAATGCGGTATACACGCTATTCGGTGGTTGACAACTGTATAACACACAAACGTATATATGGACGTTTACACGGAGTATATGCGGTAAATATTTTCTTTTGAAAATTTTATACATGCCAATTATATATAGTATCAAATAAAAACTATTGTATGAACACTACAAGAAAACACATGCTTAACGACGAAAATTAACGAGGNNNNNNNNNNNNNNNNNNNNNNNNNNNNNNNNNNNNNNNNNNNNNNNNNNNNNNNNNNNNNNNNNNNNNNNNNNNNNNNNNNNNNNNNNNNNNNNNNNNNAACGAGGAAAACCGCCCTCGTTAAGATTATGTTTTCTTGTAGTGGAACACTAAGCTAAACAAATTTATAACTCTTATTTGATTATATATTAAAATATTTTCGCTCATGAACATGTATTTTTGGCTGATTTAGTTATAGAATTTATGAATGATATAAGATATGTGTGTGTCCTACATCGGTTTATGTGAAAAAATGAAGCTTAACAAGAGCTTAAAAAATAAATGACTCGATGTGCATGTCTTAATGACAAACTAGGTGGACCGCACATTAACATTAATAGGGGTTATTGGTTGTTGTATTTTAATGGATTTGAAAATCCGAACAAAATCTAGTGTTATTGGTTATGTGATTTTAAAATCAGTATTAAAATCATGTGTTATTGGTTTAATGATTCATAAATTCTATATTTAATCAAGTGTTATTCAATCGTACGGATTTACTAATATATTTGATTTTATAATGGATTTGAATGGATTTATTTGGATTTTTTAGTTAAAAATACAAAAACTCAAATCCGAAGGAAAACCTCCGGATTTGCATATTTTACTTGGATTTATAAATAGTATATGGATTTCTAAATCAATCAAAATATATAAACCAATAACAGTCCCTAATATTAAATTGATAATTACATATTTACAACTATATAATACTTATGTTACATGTATGTGGTTAATATGAAAGATTCGATGTTACATATTGATATTTATACTATGTTCATAAGAACAAAGAACACATTAGAACGTTTAAATTAAAAATTTCAGTGTTTCGTATAAACAATATGAGTTATGGAAAATACAAAGTACCTTAAGTCCATAAAGTAGAGAAACCAGACCTTAATACCAAGGCTTCGAGTTATGTCTAGATTAAGGTAAAACCCACACATCATATAAGATCATATTTTCCATGTTCTGAGCGCCAGATCATCATAAGGTAAAACCCACACATCATATAAGATTATACTTTTCTTAGCACCAACATCTTTCCAGTCTATTGAAAGCACTGTCCCAATAGATTCCACCTGTTGATTGTGCAAAACTGCAAAAGAGTCAATCAAAATGCCAAAAACATTGTAATCTCCATGAGAGAAGAAAGACTAAATAGGAATATAGATAGATAGATACTCACAAATGATTTTTTCTAGAACTCCTCATATCCTCATCAGAATTCAAATATATCTCACGGAAGAACTTGTTCAAAGCAGNNNNNNNNNNNNNNNNNNNNNNNNNNNNNNNNNNNNNNNNNNNNNNNNNNNNNNNNNNNNNNNNNNNNNNNNNNNNNNNNNNNNNNNNNNNNNNNNNNNNNNNNNNNNNNNNNNNNNNNNNNNNNNNNNNNNNNNNNNNNNNNNNNNNNNNNNNNNNNNNNNNNNNNNNNNNNNNNNNNNNNNNNNNNNNNNNNNNNNNNNNNNNNNNNNNNNNNNNNNNNNNNNNNNNNNNNNNNNNNNNNNNNNNNNNNNNNNNNNNNNNNNNNNNNNNNNNNNNNNNNNNNNNNNNNNNNNNNNNNNNNNNNNNNNNNNNNNNNNNNNNNNNNNNNNNNNNNNNNNNNNNNNNNNNNNNNNNNNNNNNNNNNNNNNNNNNNNNNNNNNNNNNNNNNNNNNNNNNNNNNNNNNNNNNNNNNNNNNNNNNNNNNNNNNNNNNNNNNNNNNNNNNNNNNNNNNNNNNNNNNNNNNNNNNNNNNNNNNNNNNNNNNNNNNNNNNNNNNNNNNNNNNNNNNNNNNNNNNNNNNNNNNNNNNNNNNNNNNNNNNNNNNNNNNNNNNNNNNNNNNNNNNNNNNNNNNNNNNNNNNNNNNNNNNNNNNNNNNNNNNNNNNNNNNNNNNNNNNNNNNNNNNNNNNNNNNNNNNNNNNNNNNNNNNNNNNNNNNNNNNNNNNNNNNNNNNNNNNNNNNNNNNNNNNNNNNNNNNNNNNNNNNNNNNNNNNNNNNNNNNNNNNNNNNNNNNNNNNNNNNNNNNNNNNNNNNNNNNNNNNNNNNNNNNNNNNNNNNNNNNNNNNNNNNNNNNNNNNNNNNNNNNNNNNNNNNNNNCAATCAAATTATAACAATTTCTTGAAACTTCACCTATGAACCCCAATCTGCGATAGATCAGTCCACGAGATTCACAAAAAAAATCTAAATCCCTTACAGGTTGGGTTAGTTAAACGTAGATTTGTCCATTTGACATATATGCACCATGTTGGTAAGTTGACCACGATTATTGGTGGAACTAATATCCGGTCTAATAAAAAAAGGTAGCTGGCTCGATTATTAATTTTCTAGGTTGTTTGACTGCTTTGA is a genomic window containing:
- the LOC106305470 gene encoding uncharacterized protein LOC106305470, whose protein sequence is MGAKWNSMIAIVFVVAMIMAMENISGETLPQCREDCIQGCATTGALPYQCLQSCYRGCRGLPPAIKAGAKG